The following coding sequences are from one Musa acuminata AAA Group cultivar baxijiao chromosome BXJ2-4, Cavendish_Baxijiao_AAA, whole genome shotgun sequence window:
- the LOC108952582 gene encoding transmembrane 9 superfamily member 3, translating to MDSRTCLSTSEPIAPFGLPRLGNEGSRILKMELSTLVLLVMACGLRVGADGTNHRYKEGDHVPLYANKVGPFHNPSETYRYYDLPFCSPEHVTEKTEALGEVLNGDRLVDAPYELNFLEEQRSKSLCKKNLSKEDVAKFRHAVSKDYYFEMYYDDLPLWGFLGKIEEVKTDSGKDKYFLFKHIHFNILYNDDRVIEINVQTDPNINVDISEDRKLDVEFLYSVTWKNTDISFEERMAKYSRTSSMPQHLEIHWFSIVNSCVTVLLLTGFLATILMRVLKNDFVKYSLIEESLEDQEDSGWKYIHGDVFRFPKNKSLFSAIIGSGTQLLVLTMFIFLLALVGVFYPYNRGALYTALVVIYALTSGIAGYTASSFYMQLEGTNWVRNLLLTGCLFCGPLFLTFFFLNTVAITYSATAALPFGTILVILLIWALVTSPLLILGGVTGKNSKTEFQAPCRTNKYPREIPELAWYRGTIPQMAMAGFLPFSAIYVELYYIFASVWGHKIYTIYSILFIVFIILIIVTAFITVALTYFQLAAEDHGWWWRSVLCGGSTGVFIFFYCIYYYHARSDMSGFMQTSFFFGYMTCICYGFFLMLGTVGFRASLLFVRHIYRSIKCE from the exons ATGGACTCTCGCACGTGCCTATCCACCAGCGAGCCGATCGCCCCCTTCGGTCTTCCTCGGCTCGGGAACGAAG GTTCGAGGATCTTGAAGATGGAGTTATCTACGTTGGTTCTTCTCGTAATGGCTTGTGGTTTGAGGGTGGGAGCTGATGGAACCAATCATAGGTACAAAGAGGGTGATCATGTCCCCCTATATGCCAATAAGGTCGGACCTTTCCACAACCCCAG CGAGACATATCGTTACTATGACTTGCCATTCTGCTCACCAG AGCATGTTACCGAAAAGACGGAAGCCCTTGGGGAAGTTCTAAATGGTGATCGTTTGGTCGATGCACCGTACGAATTAAATTTTCTGGAGGAGCAGCGGTCAAAGTCTCTTTGTAAaaaaaacttgtcaaaagaagatgTTGCAAAGTTCAGACATGCTGTATCAAAGGACTATTACTTTGAAATGTATTATGATGATCTGCCTTTATGGGGTTTCCTGGGCAAGATTGAGGAGGTCAAGACTGATTCGGGCAAAGACAAGTACTTTCTCTTTAAACACATCCACTTCAATATCCTTTACAATGATGATCGGGTCATTGAGATCAATGTACAAACAGACCCCAATATTAATGTGGATATCTCGGAGGATAGGAAATTGGATGTCGAGTTTTTATATTCTGTGACATGGAAAAATACTGACATATCTTTTGAAGAAAGGATGGCAAAGTACTCAAGGACATCCTCTATGCCTCAACATTTAGAGATTCATTGGTTCTCAATTGTTAATTCATGTGTGACTGTCCTTCTTCTGACTGGGTTTCTTGCTACGATTCTCATGCGTGTGCTCAAAAACGATTTTGTAAA ATATTCTCTCATTGAGGAGTCTCTTGAAGATCAAGAGGATTCTGGATGGAAATATATCCATGGAGACGTCTTCCGATTTCCAAAGAACAAGTCTTTGTTTTCAGCTATTATTGGTTCTGGAACTCAGCTCCTAGTGCT TACAATGTTCATCTTCCTTCTTGCACTTGTTGGTGTGTTCTACCCATACAATCGGGGAGCCCTTTACACAGCTCTTGTTGTCATCTATGCTCTGACTTCTGGTATCGCTGGTTACACTGCGAGCTCCTTCTATATGCAGCTCGAAGGGACTAATTGG GTGAGGAATTTGTTGTTGACTGGCTGCTTATTTTGTGGTCCCTTGTTCTTGACATTCTTCTTCCTGAACACTGTTGCTATTACATATAGCGCAACTGCAGCTCTGCCATTTGGAACCATCCTTGTGATTCTACTTATATGGGCATTGGTTACTTCCCCTTTGCTCATATTGGGTGGGGTTACTGGTAAAAACAGCAAAACTGAATTCCAAGCTCCATGCCGTACCAACAAGTACCCAAGAGAAATTCCTGAATTGGCATGGTATCGAGGCACCATACCTCAGATGGCAATGGCAGGATTCCTTCCTTTTAGTGCCATCTATGTAGAACTCTACTATATATTTGCTAGCGTGTGGGGTCACaaaatatatacaatatatagtaTCCTATTTATTGTTTTCATCATTCTTATAATTGTCACAGCGTTCATCACTGTTGCATTGACATATTTCCAACTTGCAGCAGAGGATCACGGGTGGTGGTGGAG GTCTGTTCTTTGTGGAGGCTCCACCGGCGTATTCATCTTCTTCTACTGCATATACTACTATCACGCGAGATCAGACATGTCGGGCTTCATGCAAACATCATTCTTTTTTGGTTACATGACTTGCATTTGTTATGGATTCTTCCTTATGCTCGGGACTGTCGGTTTTCGTGCTTCTTTGCTGTTCGTGCGACACATATACCGTTCCATCAAATGTGAGTAA
- the LOC135608763 gene encoding protein CUP-SHAPED COTYLEDON 2-like: protein MDPVDVVPSGYRFLPTAEELVVDYLANCVAGTPLPSRAVAFADVYGTEPWNLLCNGRQEGYFFAERKPKNSGGPRVDRRAGTGSWTLNKKQEPVKSIVDGREMVVGRKSFLSFNDGRRKNSGWVMYEYEMCSSGFERRVLCHVKKSSHHAISGGNFIKKVESTFTEAATETVSGGSLVGQKRNREESSTLSAKASTPSKKPAHSLQSDVSPPPTAVVQHPISARPVTPPESRLSSVDSVAPNEAGVPSAALSSTDVGGGGFVITAEELEAFLASPSPSVDLGGEQNCIDDAFFTREVEASLMSDDTDTASTTIPKASPSGLVDLLLMPDDTRIDSTTVVEVSTSSSSIDFVACEKMYFTDDPFFSSLEEIHAFLVSDDTFAASTTEQMACVDDARSTTPKALQASLISDGTGTDSTTAEAVSSSSSNDFVGCEQTENVDDVDDFMREIDALMKSDDTPVDSAMISWLEQ from the coding sequence ATGGATCCCGTCGACGTCGTTCCGAGTGGttacaggttccttcccacggcggaggaactcgtgGTCGACTACCTCGCCAACTGCGTTGCCGGCACACCGCTCCCTagccgcgctgtcgccttcgccgatgtctacggcaccgagccgtggaatcttctctgcaacggtcgacaggagggctatttctttgcggagcgcaagcccaagaacagcggcGGCCCGCGCGTCGATCGAAGGGCCGGCACCGGTTCTTGGACTCTGAACAAAAAGCAAGAACCCGTCAAGTCCATCGTCGacgggcgcgagatggtggtggGACGAAAGAGCTTCCTCTCCTTCAACGATGGCCGGCGGAAAAACTCCGGGTGGGTCATGTACGAGTATGAGATGTGTTCCTCCGGcttcgagagacgagttctctgtcacgttaAGAAGAGCTCGCATCATGCCATCTCCGGCGGCAATTTCATCAAAAAGGTTGAGTCGACGTTCACGGAGGCCGCGACAGAGACGGTCTCCGGCGGCAGCCTCGTTGGgcagaagagaaatagagaggaatcttctactctctcagCAAAAGCATCGACTCCCTCAAAGAAGCCAGCACATTCATTgcagtccgacgtctcaccacctccaaccgcggtggtgcaacaTCCCATATCGGCTCGTCCTGTGACACCCCCGGAGAGTCGTCTTTCCTCGGTCGACTCAgttgcaccgaacgaagccggagtcccATCCGCCGCTCTATCGTCAACGGATGTCGGCGGAGGTGGGTTCGTGATAACTGCGGAAGAActcgaagcattcttggcttcgccttcgccgtcggtcgatcttggcggtgAACAGAACTGCATCGACGATGCTTTCTTCACCAGAGAGGTTGAAGCCTCCTTgatgtcggatgacaccgacacagcctcgactaccatcccgaaggcctcgccgtcaggccttgtcgatcttctcttgatgcccgatgacactcgaattgattcgaccacggtcgtaGAGGTTTCCACGTCATCGTCGTCGATCGACTTCGTCGCGTGTGAGAAGATGTACTTCACCGACGATCCCTTCTTTTCGAGCCTGGAAGAGATCCATGCCTTCCTGGTGTCCGATGACACCTTCGCCGCATCGACGACGGAACAAATGGCGTGCGTGGACGATGCTCGCTCGACAACCCCGAAAGCGTTACAAGCCTCGTTGATTTCTGATGGCACCGGCACAGATTCGACCACGGCCGAAGCGGTTTCGTCGTCATCGTCGAACGACTTTGTTGGGTGTGAGCAGACGGAGAACGTAGATGATGTCGACGACTTCATGCGAGAGATCGATGCCCTCATGAAGTCCGATGACACACCTGTGGATTCGGCAATGATCTCGTGGCTGGAGCAGTAG